Within the Staphylococcus argenteus genome, the region AATTGAACTTCTATATCATTGTTTTCATCTAATTCAGCAGCAGTCATTAAAAATGGTAAGGCTTGTTTAAATGCTTCTAATTGATTAAATGCCATACCAATCATATAATTACAGTCAACTTGTTCAATGTTAGTTCGCAACGCTTGTTGATATAATTTAATAGATTCTTGATAACGTTGCTGATTGTAATATATGTTAGCTAAATTGTAAAAAACGATACCATTTTGTGAATCGATTGTTAAAGCTTTCTGGAAAAATCGTTCTGCTTTTTCAATCTCATTCGCATCTGCCAAAACAATACCGGCATTAATATAGTTTTCAATAATATTAGGGTCTTCTTCGATATTATCGAAAAGTGCTTGTAACGCAGCCTCTATTTCCCCGTTTTGAATGTATTGATATATTGTCTGTTGATCTATCATGTCCGAACCTCATTTCTTAACAATTATAACATTTCAATAATTACTCTGTCTCAAATCTTATAACAGTAATCATTTAGAATTACTATGTATTTCCCATCCAATAAAAGCGAGCCTGAGACACAAATGTCCTAGGCTCTACAATGTTATATTAGCAGTAGTTGGCGGGTCCCCACCCCAACTTGCACATTATTGTAAGCTGGCTTTCCGCCAGCTTCTGTGTTGGGGCCCCAACACAGAGAATTTCGAAAAGAAATCCTACAGGCAATGCGAGTTGGGGTGGGCCCCAACATAAAGCAATTCTTTTTCTTTAGATATTAGTATTTCTTATGCATGAGTTTTACTCATGTATTCCTATTTTTAAGTACATATTAGCTGTGGCTAATGTGTAAGAACCACTACATAGTAAATCATTAGTGGCTCTACACTGTCCGACTCGCTACATGATGGGTTGAAAAATCACATATCATATATATAATATTACTCAATCATTTATATCACTTTAAATCACAAACATTTATACGACATAATTTAGTTGACCTGCATTTTTATATACATCATCGATCGTTGCTCCGCCAAGGCAAACATCACCTTGATAAAAGACAACAGCTTGTCCAGGTGTGATAGCTCTTACAGGTTCATCAAAAGTGACACGTAAAGCATGTTCATTTTCACGCTTTACAAAAACCTTAGTATCTTTTTGTCGATATCTAAATTTTGCAGTACATTCAAAACCTTCGTCTATATCATTATCTTCAGGATTAACAAACGAATAATCAGAAGCAATAAGATAATCACTGTAAAGTGCATTGTGATGGAAGCCTTGTTCTACATATAAAATATTGTCTTTTAAATTTTTACCAACGACAAACCAAGGATCACCGTCGCCACCGATACCTAATCCATGTCTTTGACCAATCGTATAGTACATTAAACCACTATGTTTACCCATTTTTTTACCGTCAAGTGTAACCATATCACCTGGTTGTGCCGGTAAATATTGAGACAAGAATGTTTTAAAGTTTTTCTCACCGATAAAACAAATACCAGTGGAGTCTTTTTTCTTGGCAGTAACAAGTCCTTGTTCCTCAGCAATACGACGTACTTCACTCTTTTCGATATCTCCAATTGGAAACATTACATTTGAAAGTTGATCTTGAGATAATTGATTTAAGAAATATGTTTGATCTTTATTATTATCGACGCCTCGCAACATTTCTACGTGTCCATCTTCATGACGACGAATACGTGCGTAATGTCCTGTTGCCACATAATCCGCACCTAAATTCATCGCATGCTCTAAAAATGCTTTGAATTTTATTTCTTTATTACACATCACATCTGGATTTGGTGTACGTCCCTTTTTATACTCATCTAAGAAGTACGTAAACACTTTATCCCAGTATTCTTTTTCAAAATTCACTGCATAATATGGTATACCTATTTGATTACAAACTTCAATTACATCATTGTAATCTTCTGTGGCAGTACACACACCATTTTCATCTGTGTCGTCCCAGTTTTTCATAAATATGCCTATGACATCATAACCTTGTTCTTTTAAAACATGGGCCGTTACAGAACTATCTACACCGCCTGACATGCCAACTACAACGCGAATATCTTTATTTGACACCTATGACTCCTCCTTAAATTTAAAATATATTTTATGAATTTCAGCTACAATTGCATTAATTTCGTTTTCAGTTGTTAATTCATTAAAGCTAAATCTAATTGAATGATTTGAACGCTCTTCATCTTCAAACATTGCATCTAACACATGAGATGGTTGTGTTGAACCTGCTGTACAAGCTGAACCTGATGAAACATAAATTTGTGCCATATCAAGTAAAGTTAACATTGTTTCTACTTCAACAAATGGGAAATAAAGATTTACAATATGCCCTGTTGCATCCGTCATAGATCCATTTAATTCAAATGGAATGGCTCTTTCTTGCAACTTCACTAAAAATTGCTCTTTCAAATTCATTAAATGAATATTATTACTATCTCTGTTTTCTTCTGCTAATTGTAAAGCCTTTGCCATTCCAACTATTTGTGCCAGATTTTCAGTTCCTGCACGACGCTTTAATTCTTGTTCCCCACCAAGTTGAGGATAATCTAGTGTTACATGATCTTTAACAAGCAATGCACCTACACCTTTAGGACCGCCAAATTTATGGGCAGTAATACTCATTGCATCTATATTAAATTCATCAAATTTAACATCAAGATGTCCTATTGCTTGTACTGCATCAACATGGAAATATGCATTAGTTTCAGCAATGATGTCTTGAATATCATAAATTTGTTGAACTGTACCAACTTCATTATTTACAAACATAATCGATACTAAGATTGTCTTATCCGTAATTGTTTCTTCTAGTTGGTCTAAGTCAATCGCACCAGTATCATCTACATCAAGATAAGTTACATCAAATCCTTCTCGTTCAAGTTGTTCAAATACATGTAACACAGAATGATGTTCTATTTTCGAAGTAATAATATGATTCCCTAACTGTTCATTCGCCTTTACTATGCCTTTAATTGCAGTATTATTTGATTCTGTTGCACCACTTGTAAATATAATTTCATGGGTATTTGCACCTAATAATTGACCAATTTTACGTCTTGATTCATCTAAATATTTACGTGCATCTCTACCTTTAGCATGAATTGAAGATGGATTACCATAAT harbors:
- a CDS encoding tetratricopeptide repeat protein; translated protein: MIDQQTIYQYIQNGEIEAALQALFDNIEEDPNIIENYINAGIVLADANEIEKAERFFQKALTIDSQNGIVFYNLANIYYNQQRYQESIKLYQQALRTNIEQVDCNYMIGMAFNQLEAFKQALPFLMTAAELDENNDIEVQFQYGLVLCQLEMFDEAITQLKHVLAIDGNHVDARYNLGLAIFMKNENIDEAIGHFKEAVQIDPKHLLSQHALKTFTTMKEEE
- the mnmA gene encoding tRNA 2-thiouridine(34) synthase MnmA, translated to MSNKDIRVVVGMSGGVDSSVTAHVLKEQGYDVIGIFMKNWDDTDENGVCTATEDYNDVIEVCNQIGIPYYAVNFEKEYWDKVFTYFLDEYKKGRTPNPDVMCNKEIKFKAFLEHAMNLGADYVATGHYARIRRHEDGHVEMLRGVDNNKDQTYFLNQLSQDQLSNVMFPIGDIEKSEVRRIAEEQGLVTAKKKDSTGICFIGEKNFKTFLSQYLPAQPGDMVTLDGKKMGKHSGLMYYTIGQRHGLGIGGDGDPWFVVGKNLKDNILYVEQGFHHNALYSDYLIASDYSFVNPEDNDIDEGFECTAKFRYRQKDTKVFVKRENEHALRVTFDEPVRAITPGQAVVFYQGDVCLGGATIDDVYKNAGQLNYVV
- a CDS encoding cysteine desulfurase family protein; protein product: MEIYADYAATTPVKPEVIDAMMTIYDSHYGNPSSIHAKGRDARKYLDESRRKIGQLLGANTHEIIFTSGATESNNTAIKGIVKANEQLGNHIITSKIEHHSVLHVFEQLEREGFDVTYLDVDDTGAIDLDQLEETITDKTILVSIMFVNNEVGTVQQIYDIQDIIAETNAYFHVDAVQAIGHLDVKFDEFNIDAMSITAHKFGGPKGVGALLVKDHVTLDYPQLGGEQELKRRAGTENLAQIVGMAKALQLAEENRDSNNIHLMNLKEQFLVKLQERAIPFELNGSMTDATGHIVNLYFPFVEVETMLTLLDMAQIYVSSGSACTAGSTQPSHVLDAMFEDEERSNHSIRFSFNELTTENEINAIVAEIHKIYFKFKEES